A portion of the Terriglobia bacterium genome contains these proteins:
- a CDS encoding ABC transporter permease encodes MQSLLQDFRFGVRLILRNPGFAGLAVLVLALGIGANTAVFTLINNLILRPAPFESPDRLVSCHSKNTKTPDSYRQFSYPNYLDIREKNTVFTDLMAHSVAMVGIKEGDTTRRVFSEIVSSNYFKTFGVSLRQGRTFTPDEEKPGAANPVVIVSYDYWRRAGADPEFVGKSLWINGRAYEVIGIAREGFTGRTVMAASGVWLPLGMYEATVNDFDGVKQPLANRSNYSLFLVGRLKPGITATRADSQLAVLAAQLEKGYPQENENQTIITHGLSRFSISTGPMDDSELTGLSILLAGMAGLVLLIACFNLANMMLARGTARRKEFAMRLALGCGRRRILSQLLTEGFILSVIGAALGLLFAVWGMRLLVYSLNTITPIVVSLHTDPDVRVFAAMLGFCLFSTLIFSFGPAWKAIRLDLVTSLKECTGEDAGSGQGIRIFSSRNLLVVGQLALSLTLLIAAGLFVHGALKAGNVNPGYSLDNGVLVELDAGLAGYDEAQGRAAYRRVQERLSALPGVDSVSPAAIAPFGMITLDRSVLKAEDLTRDRTEDRNQTRAVAARFNTVGADYFRTLGVRMLRGRPFTASEVEPGARTPVAIVDDWLAKRLWPGENPLGKHIVFRSDDAKKDNPVMEVVGVVPTLLDSLLDAKNNPHVYVPFGQVYQSNIHFHLRLLAPRPGAEAVLMPEIRRIIRTADEHLPVLSLRTMRAQLDNSMDLWLFRTGAQMFSVLGGLALFLAVVGVYGLKAYTVARRTHEIGIRMALGATVGDTLWMVLKEGLWLTMLGAGIGLALALAVGRLLSSLLYEVSPVDAVVFLSTPLLLTAVSLVASYFPARRAAKVDPMVALRYE; translated from the coding sequence GTGCAAAGTCTCTTGCAGGACTTTCGCTTTGGCGTGCGTCTCATTCTTCGTAATCCCGGTTTCGCGGGGCTGGCAGTGCTGGTATTGGCCCTGGGAATCGGGGCCAATACGGCCGTTTTCACGCTGATCAATAACCTCATCTTGCGGCCGGCTCCCTTCGAGAGCCCGGATCGGCTGGTGAGCTGTCACAGCAAGAACACCAAAACACCGGATTCCTACCGCCAATTCTCCTACCCCAACTACCTCGACATCCGGGAAAAGAACACCGTGTTCACCGACCTGATGGCGCATTCGGTGGCGATGGTGGGCATCAAAGAGGGCGACACCACGCGCCGTGTCTTTTCGGAGATTGTCTCATCCAACTACTTCAAAACGTTCGGGGTCAGCCTCCGGCAGGGGCGCACCTTTACGCCGGACGAGGAGAAGCCAGGCGCTGCCAACCCGGTGGTCATCGTGAGCTACGACTATTGGAGGCGGGCCGGGGCGGATCCGGAGTTTGTCGGGAAGAGTCTATGGATCAACGGCCGCGCCTATGAGGTGATCGGGATTGCCCGCGAAGGTTTTACCGGCAGGACGGTCATGGCTGCCTCAGGAGTGTGGCTGCCCCTGGGAATGTATGAAGCCACCGTAAACGATTTTGACGGCGTCAAACAGCCGCTGGCAAATCGCAGCAACTACTCCCTGTTTCTGGTAGGACGGTTGAAGCCGGGCATCACTGCCACCCGGGCCGACAGTCAGCTCGCCGTTCTCGCCGCCCAGCTGGAGAAAGGCTATCCTCAGGAAAATGAAAATCAGACGATCATCACGCACGGCCTCAGTCGTTTTTCCATCAGCACCGGCCCGATGGACGACTCTGAGTTGACCGGCCTTTCGATCCTGCTGGCTGGCATGGCCGGGCTGGTCTTGTTGATTGCGTGTTTTAACCTCGCCAATATGATGCTGGCGCGCGGAACAGCCCGCCGGAAGGAGTTTGCCATGAGGTTGGCACTGGGATGCGGGCGCCGGCGCATCCTGAGCCAGTTGCTCACCGAGGGCTTCATCCTCTCGGTGATCGGAGCTGCGCTGGGATTGCTGTTCGCCGTTTGGGGTATGCGGCTCCTGGTCTATTCTCTGAACACCATTACCCCGATCGTCGTCAGCCTGCATACTGATCCTGACGTCCGCGTTTTTGCTGCCATGCTTGGCTTCTGCCTGTTCAGCACCCTCATCTTCAGTTTCGGGCCTGCCTGGAAGGCGATAAGGCTGGACCTCGTTACTTCTCTCAAAGAGTGCACGGGTGAAGACGCAGGGAGCGGTCAGGGAATCCGGATCTTCTCATCGCGCAACCTGCTGGTCGTAGGACAACTCGCTTTGTCGTTGACTCTGTTGATCGCCGCAGGTCTTTTTGTCCATGGGGCGCTCAAAGCCGGCAATGTGAATCCTGGATACAGCCTCGACAACGGGGTGCTGGTGGAGCTCGATGCCGGCCTCGCGGGCTATGACGAGGCGCAAGGCCGGGCGGCATATCGGCGCGTGCAGGAGAGGTTGTCCGCCCTGCCGGGAGTGGATTCGGTCAGCCCTGCAGCCATAGCTCCGTTCGGGATGATCACCCTGGACCGCAGCGTGCTCAAGGCGGAGGACTTGACGCGCGATCGCACTGAGGATCGGAACCAGACCAGGGCGGTTGCCGCGCGCTTCAACACAGTCGGAGCCGATTACTTCCGTACGCTCGGGGTGCGTATGCTGCGTGGGCGACCGTTCACCGCTTCGGAGGTGGAACCGGGGGCCAGGACACCGGTCGCGATCGTCGACGACTGGCTGGCGAAAAGACTCTGGCCGGGAGAGAACCCCCTGGGCAAGCACATCGTCTTTCGGAGTGATGACGCCAAAAAAGACAATCCCGTCATGGAGGTAGTCGGGGTGGTGCCTACGCTTCTTGATTCACTTCTGGACGCGAAGAACAACCCGCACGTTTACGTCCCCTTCGGGCAGGTGTATCAATCCAACATTCATTTTCATTTGCGGCTGCTGGCACCACGCCCAGGGGCCGAGGCCGTGCTGATGCCGGAAATACGCCGCATAATCAGGACCGCGGACGAGCATCTTCCCGTCCTGAGTCTGAGAACCATGCGCGCGCAGCTCGATAACAGTATGGATTTGTGGCTGTTCCGCACCGGCGCACAGATGTTCTCGGTCCTGGGAGGGCTGGCTTTATTCCTTGCGGTTGTTGGTGTTTACGGCCTGAAGGCCTACACCGTCGCCCGGCGGACGCATGAGATCGGCATCCGCATGGCACTGGGGGCAACGGTTGGAGACACGCTCTGGATGGTTTTGAAAGAAGGACTATGGCTGACTATGCTGGGAGCGGGAATTGGCCTGGCGCTCGCCCTGGCGGTCGGGCGCCTCTTGAGCAGCCTGCTCTATGAAGTCAGTCCGGTGGATGCCGTGGTTTTTCTGTCGACGCCGTTGCTTCTGACTGCAGTGTCGCTGGTCGCATCTTATTTCCCCGCGCGGCGGGCCGCGAAGGTCGATCCCATGGTGGCACTGCGCTACGAATGA
- a CDS encoding efflux RND transporter permease subunit produces the protein MNITEIFIRRPVMTTLLMLGILIFGVVGYRTLPVSDLPNVDFPTIQVSASLPGAGPEMMAASVATPLERQFSTIPGIDSMTSSSSLGSTNITLQFSLERNLDAAAQDVQTAIATAQRRLPPGMPTPPTFRKVNPADSPILMLSLNSPTMPLSTVDEYAENMIAQRISMVSGVAQVNVFGAMKYAVRAQVDPTILAARGVAIDEVEAAIQQHNVNMPSGTLSGPRQAYTVQASGQLTDAEGYRKLIVTYRNGAPLHLGELGQVIDSVQDNKSAAWFNSARSITLAIQRQPGTNTVEVVDSVKNLLPTFRNLLPPSVKMDILIDRSESIRDSVNDVKYTLLLTVTLVVLVIFLFLRNVSATLIPSLALPMSIIGTFAAMALLGYSLDNLSLMALTLSVAFVVDDAIVMLENIVRHMEMGKQRLRAALDGAKEIGFTILSMTLSLAAVFIPVLFMSGIMGRLFHEFAVVISVAILISGLVALSLTPMLGSRILKPEHENPNAFYRVTEGAFQAMRHAYDWTLRGVLRHRLVTLGLAAGTLVATLYLYGFVPKGFIPSQDIGILSGTTEAPQDISFDAMAQMQKQVSDILLAHPDIDAITSSIGSDNAGRLNIRLKPRGERRSAPEQIIESLRPRLSAVPGIRTFLQNPPLVRLGGMRTRSLYQYTLQGPDIAELYRAGADFEKRMRAIPGITDVSSDLQLNNPQVTVNIDRDVASSLNVTADAIENALYDAYGSRQVSTIYTSTDDYYVILELLPQYQKDPSALGLLYVKSSTGKLVPLNEVAGIHTGVGPLTVAHYGQLPAVTLSFDLNPGVSLGQAVDSIGQAAQENLPVDISNTFQGTAAAYQSSLKGMGVLLVTALLVIYIVLGILYESFIHPITILSGLPSAGLGALATLLLFRQELNIYSFVGIIMLIGIVKKNAIMMIDFALEAQRQHHTAPAEAIYQACLVRFRPIMMTTMSALVGTLPIALGVGAGSEARRPLGLAVVGGLVVSQLLTLYITPVIYVYMEQARHFVGSLRSSRKAVALAP, from the coding sequence ATGAACATCACTGAAATCTTCATCCGGCGCCCGGTTATGACCACACTGTTGATGCTGGGGATCCTTATCTTCGGCGTGGTCGGGTACCGCACCCTGCCCGTGAGCGATCTTCCCAACGTGGACTTTCCGACGATCCAGGTGAGCGCCAGCCTTCCGGGTGCCGGTCCCGAAATGATGGCCGCCTCAGTGGCGACGCCGCTGGAGCGGCAATTCTCGACCATTCCGGGCATCGATTCGATGACCTCTTCCAGTTCCCTCGGCTCCACCAACATCACCTTGCAATTCTCCCTGGAGCGCAATCTCGACGCGGCGGCGCAGGACGTACAAACGGCCATCGCCACGGCCCAGCGGCGGCTGCCGCCCGGAATGCCCACGCCTCCAACCTTCCGCAAGGTCAACCCGGCGGATTCACCGATCCTGATGCTTTCGCTCAATTCGCCGACCATGCCGCTGTCCACCGTCGACGAATACGCGGAGAACATGATCGCGCAGCGCATCTCGATGGTCTCCGGCGTGGCGCAAGTCAACGTTTTTGGCGCCATGAAATACGCGGTGCGCGCGCAGGTCGATCCGACCATTCTGGCCGCCCGCGGCGTCGCCATCGACGAGGTAGAGGCGGCCATCCAGCAGCACAACGTCAACATGCCGAGCGGCACCCTCTCGGGTCCCAGGCAGGCCTATACCGTGCAGGCCAGCGGACAGCTCACGGACGCGGAAGGGTACCGTAAGCTCATTGTGACCTACCGCAACGGCGCGCCCCTCCATCTTGGAGAGTTGGGGCAGGTCATCGACAGCGTGCAGGACAACAAGTCGGCCGCCTGGTTCAACAGCGCGCGCTCGATCACCCTTGCCATCCAGCGACAGCCGGGGACGAATACGGTGGAAGTCGTCGACTCGGTCAAGAATCTGTTGCCCACCTTCCGCAATCTGCTGCCGCCTTCCGTCAAGATGGATATCCTGATCGACCGCTCGGAATCGATTCGCGATTCGGTCAATGACGTAAAGTACACACTGCTTCTGACGGTGACGCTGGTGGTGCTGGTGATTTTCCTTTTCCTGCGGAACGTCTCCGCCACGCTGATTCCCAGCCTGGCGCTGCCCATGTCGATCATCGGCACGTTTGCCGCCATGGCGCTGCTGGGCTATTCGCTGGACAACCTCTCTCTGATGGCGCTTACACTCTCGGTGGCGTTTGTGGTGGATGACGCCATCGTCATGCTGGAAAACATCGTCCGCCACATGGAGATGGGCAAGCAACGGCTGCGGGCGGCGCTCGACGGGGCGAAGGAGATCGGCTTCACGATCCTCTCCATGACGCTTTCCCTGGCCGCTGTTTTCATCCCCGTGCTGTTCATGAGCGGGATTATGGGCCGGTTGTTCCACGAATTCGCCGTGGTGATCAGTGTGGCCATCCTGATCTCCGGCCTCGTAGCGCTCAGCCTCACTCCGATGCTCGGGAGCCGCATCTTGAAGCCGGAGCACGAGAATCCGAACGCCTTCTATCGCGTCACCGAAGGTGCTTTCCAGGCCATGCGCCATGCTTACGACTGGACTCTCCGCGGGGTGCTCCGCCACCGTCTGGTCACGCTGGGCCTTGCGGCCGGAACCCTCGTGGCCACGCTCTACCTTTACGGCTTTGTGCCGAAGGGATTCATCCCCAGCCAGGACATCGGGATCCTCTCGGGAACCACCGAGGCCCCACAGGACATTTCATTTGACGCCATGGCTCAGATGCAGAAGCAGGTGTCCGATATTCTGCTCGCTCATCCCGACATCGATGCGATCACCTCCAGCATCGGCTCGGACAACGCGGGCCGTCTCAACATCCGGCTGAAACCGCGCGGCGAGCGCCGGTCGGCCCCGGAACAGATCATCGAAAGCTTGCGGCCCAGGTTGAGCGCGGTTCCCGGAATACGGACCTTTCTGCAAAACCCGCCCCTGGTACGCCTCGGCGGCATGAGGACCCGAAGTCTATACCAGTACACGCTGCAGGGTCCCGATATCGCCGAACTGTACCGCGCAGGCGCGGATTTCGAGAAACGCATGCGCGCCATTCCTGGAATCACGGACGTGTCGAGCGACCTGCAACTCAACAACCCGCAAGTGACGGTGAACATCGACCGCGACGTTGCCTCCTCCCTGAACGTCACCGCCGATGCGATTGAAAATGCGCTCTATGACGCCTACGGATCGCGCCAGGTCTCGACCATCTATACATCCACAGACGACTACTACGTCATACTCGAGCTTTTGCCCCAGTATCAGAAGGATCCGAGTGCCCTGGGACTGCTCTACGTCAAATCGTCGACCGGCAAGCTGGTGCCGTTGAACGAGGTTGCCGGCATCCATACGGGAGTGGGGCCGCTGACGGTGGCGCACTACGGCCAGTTGCCGGCGGTCACCCTGTCGTTCGACCTGAATCCCGGAGTCTCACTCGGCCAAGCGGTCGATTCCATTGGGCAGGCTGCCCAGGAGAACCTTCCGGTCGACATCAGCAATACCTTCCAAGGCACGGCCGCTGCGTACCAGTCGTCCTTGAAGGGTATGGGCGTGCTGCTGGTGACGGCTCTGCTGGTGATCTACATTGTGCTGGGCATCCTGTATGAGAGCTTTATCCACCCCATTACTATTCTTTCCGGGCTGCCTTCGGCGGGCCTGGGCGCACTCGCCACGCTGCTGCTCTTCAGACAGGAGCTGAATATCTATTCTTTCGTCGGCATCATCATGCTGATCGGAATCGTGAAGAAGAACGCAATCATGATGATCGACTTTGCCCTCGAAGCGCAGCGGCAACACCACACTGCTCCGGCCGAAGCGATTTACCAGGCCTGCCTGGTGCGTTTCCGCCCGATCATGATGACCACCATGTCGGCTCTCGTCGGCACGCTGCCGATCGCCCTGGGTGTCGGCGCCGGCTCGGAGGCGCGGCGGCCGCTCGGCCTGGCAGTGGTAGGCGGTTTGGTGGTTTCTCAATTGCTCACCCTCTACATCACGCCGGTGATCTACGTCTACATGGAGCAGGCGCGCCATTTCGTGGGCAGCCTTCGGAGCAGCCGCAAAGCGGTCGCGCTTGCGCCCTAG
- a CDS encoding efflux RND transporter periplasmic adaptor subunit, whose product MRTRTNEKSVRGSAWLLLAALCSLPSCLIWQGCTSKASSPSKREDGAGRVPVTVARVVQKDVPIDLQVVGNVETYLTVTVKAQVGGELTRVYFREGDFVRKGDPLFDIDSRMLESQLNQYQANLSRDEAQLGLVEANLARDEAQEKYALAEVDRYSRMLKKGLVAAEQADEVKANADAISAAVRADKAAIRSGQAAVSASKAAVENAKVLLGYTAIQSPLDGRTGNLNVQQGNVINANATDLITINQVEPIYVAFSVPETQLAMIRRSQIVTATPRNESAPQETGELTFIDNKVDPATGTIRLKGTFANSDQKLWPGEFVRVTLNLATRPNALIVPSQAVQNGQDGLYVFVVKPDRTVESRPVVTGARVDQDIVIEKGLNPGETVVTEGQLRLAPGSRVQISDSPGNSAGSNGAKHQGK is encoded by the coding sequence ATGAGGACACGAACAAATGAAAAATCAGTCCGCGGCTCTGCCTGGTTACTGCTTGCCGCACTTTGCTCTCTTCCGTCCTGTTTGATATGGCAGGGCTGTACGAGCAAGGCGTCTTCCCCTTCAAAGAGAGAGGATGGGGCCGGCCGTGTTCCGGTGACGGTGGCAAGAGTCGTCCAGAAAGATGTCCCCATAGACCTCCAAGTCGTCGGCAACGTGGAAACCTATCTGACTGTCACGGTAAAAGCCCAGGTCGGCGGCGAGCTCACACGCGTCTACTTCCGTGAAGGAGACTTCGTCAGGAAAGGGGATCCGCTGTTCGACATTGACAGCAGAATGCTGGAATCCCAGCTCAACCAGTATCAGGCCAATCTCTCCAGGGATGAAGCCCAGCTGGGATTGGTGGAAGCCAACCTCGCACGGGACGAAGCGCAGGAGAAGTACGCTCTTGCAGAGGTGGATCGTTACTCCCGCATGTTAAAGAAGGGTTTGGTGGCAGCGGAACAAGCCGACGAGGTCAAGGCCAACGCCGACGCCATATCCGCCGCCGTCCGCGCCGACAAGGCCGCCATTCGCAGCGGGCAGGCCGCGGTGAGCGCGAGTAAAGCTGCAGTGGAGAATGCCAAGGTGCTGCTGGGGTACACCGCGATCCAATCACCCCTCGACGGCCGCACCGGGAACCTCAATGTTCAGCAAGGCAACGTGATCAACGCCAATGCCACCGACCTGATCACGATCAACCAGGTGGAACCGATCTACGTGGCTTTTTCCGTTCCTGAAACTCAGCTTGCCATGATCAGGAGGTCTCAGATCGTGACGGCGACTCCCCGGAATGAATCAGCTCCCCAGGAAACCGGCGAGCTTACCTTCATCGACAACAAGGTGGATCCCGCGACCGGCACCATCCGGCTCAAAGGCACTTTCGCGAACTCGGATCAGAAGCTATGGCCGGGAGAGTTTGTACGCGTCACGCTCAATCTCGCCACACGGCCGAATGCCCTGATCGTCCCAAGCCAGGCGGTGCAGAATGGACAGGACGGATTGTATGTCTTTGTCGTGAAGCCTGATCGGACCGTGGAATCACGGCCGGTGGTCACGGGAGCTAGGGTCGATCAGGACATAGTGATCGAAAAAGGACTGAATCCGGGTGAGACAGTGGTCACCGAAGGACAACTCCGGCTGGCGCCGGGCAGCCGCGTGCAGATTTCTGACAGCCCGGGAAACTCCGCCGGGAGCAACGGGGCGAAACATCAGGGGAAGTGA
- a CDS encoding YfhO family protein yields the protein MATKHTSEVSSRPWWENPDLRATLILVAAGIIFFADALFSSKNFYYRDILNFHYPLRKILIDSFARGEFPLWNPYIYLGQPMLANPNYMALYPTNLLHLFLPFNYAFKIHFILHPIAGGLGFYFLARRLGIQWVASLAGALSYEFSGAVLSFLNLYNIIPAVALMPWLGWAFYGALHEHRWRRTLGFGGLLALQAIAVEPLILQCDVLLVMALAAIWIWEQESRFKALRRTLGVAAVGALIAVGLAAAQIVPTLEMLPLSARGSGLDFKTASEWSMNPRDLMNTLVPNLFGYPFTIDVSNYWGEAYHESTTGYLASFFLGSVTLLLSSLSLFSTRTKLRTVMMAFFGVSIILALGKFTPVYPWLYEHVPLFNMGRYPSKFFLLTSLIVSVLAALGLEAAVSPGPGRTHPRGIDRVCIAGMFLGLCAIGLAFYWRMSRDQLESLLRTAVLPAVAQNKDLPAIAAGLGNSIRATGAFLFLSGLVVLAGRRMRRFAALGGFLAFLLALELVPPNLGLAPLISDADMDFVPEVDLYMLRHGDRNLIRAVSPNIMTPIPTGLMLRAPNRSLAWMILFYRRSGQSLAGIRNGIQYSIDKGIDHLNTRESELLLKSCVNMAPKERLALLGNLNSARIMSLGDLKDPRADLLSRFDTHSNLDYGLYSLKDALPRAYFATRVIRVASEAEALNRLAETNNNGLLGSVILESAGEPLGQAPATGGQVEIARYENNRVSCRVEAHSDGYLVLLDSYYPGWHATVDGREADILRANFAFRAVFIPAGQHTVEFRFTPRTFYAGLALTLSTGLIATFLWLGMFIRRRSSGTPTMPTR from the coding sequence ATGGCGACAAAACATACAAGCGAGGTCTCTTCACGTCCCTGGTGGGAGAATCCGGATCTCCGAGCAACATTGATTCTGGTGGCCGCGGGCATCATTTTCTTTGCGGATGCCCTCTTCTCATCAAAGAACTTTTATTATCGCGATATCCTGAATTTCCATTATCCCTTGCGCAAAATCCTCATCGATAGCTTCGCCAGAGGCGAATTTCCATTGTGGAACCCGTACATCTACCTCGGGCAGCCAATGCTGGCAAACCCGAACTATATGGCCCTGTATCCGACAAATCTCCTGCACCTGTTTTTGCCGTTTAATTACGCCTTTAAGATCCACTTCATCCTCCACCCCATCGCTGGGGGCCTGGGCTTTTACTTCCTGGCGCGCCGGCTCGGCATCCAATGGGTGGCTTCTCTCGCCGGCGCATTGTCATATGAGTTCTCGGGCGCGGTCTTATCATTTCTGAACCTCTACAACATCATCCCGGCAGTTGCCCTGATGCCGTGGCTTGGGTGGGCTTTCTACGGAGCCCTGCACGAACATCGCTGGCGGCGCACACTCGGATTTGGAGGCCTGCTCGCCCTGCAAGCCATAGCGGTTGAGCCTTTGATTCTTCAATGCGATGTCCTGCTCGTCATGGCCCTCGCCGCAATCTGGATCTGGGAACAGGAAAGTCGTTTCAAGGCACTTCGACGTACGCTCGGAGTCGCTGCCGTGGGTGCGCTGATCGCAGTCGGGCTGGCAGCCGCCCAAATAGTACCGACCCTGGAAATGCTGCCGCTCTCCGCGCGAGGATCCGGCCTGGATTTCAAAACGGCCAGCGAATGGTCGATGAATCCCCGCGACCTCATGAACACCTTGGTCCCCAACCTCTTCGGATATCCCTTTACCATTGACGTTTCGAACTACTGGGGAGAGGCGTATCACGAATCGACGACAGGGTACCTGGCTTCGTTTTTCCTTGGCTCCGTCACCTTGCTCCTGTCCAGCCTTTCGTTGTTTTCGACTCGAACGAAGTTGAGGACGGTCATGATGGCCTTCTTCGGCGTGAGCATTATCCTGGCGCTCGGCAAGTTCACTCCGGTCTACCCTTGGCTGTATGAGCACGTGCCGCTTTTCAACATGGGGAGGTATCCTTCCAAGTTCTTTCTGCTTACGAGTTTGATTGTTTCTGTGCTTGCGGCTTTGGGCCTTGAGGCAGCCGTGAGCCCCGGACCAGGCAGGACCCACCCGCGCGGTATTGATCGAGTGTGCATCGCCGGCATGTTTCTGGGCCTGTGTGCCATCGGGCTTGCTTTCTACTGGAGAATGAGTCGAGATCAGCTGGAATCGCTTTTGCGCACTGCAGTGCTGCCCGCTGTCGCGCAAAACAAAGATCTGCCAGCGATCGCTGCCGGTCTGGGCAATTCCATCAGAGCCACCGGCGCTTTCCTCTTCTTGAGCGGTCTGGTGGTGTTGGCGGGGCGGCGGATGAGAAGGTTTGCCGCTCTGGGAGGATTTTTGGCATTCCTGCTCGCCCTTGAACTCGTGCCGCCGAATCTTGGGCTGGCACCTCTCATTTCGGATGCCGACATGGACTTTGTGCCCGAGGTCGATTTGTACATGCTCCGGCATGGTGACCGGAACCTGATCCGCGCGGTCTCGCCGAACATCATGACTCCAATACCGACCGGGCTCATGCTTCGCGCTCCGAATCGCTCCTTGGCCTGGATGATCCTGTTTTACCGACGAAGCGGACAGAGCCTGGCCGGCATCCGCAATGGCATCCAGTACTCAATCGACAAGGGCATAGATCATCTCAACACGCGGGAATCAGAACTGCTGCTGAAGAGCTGCGTCAACATGGCGCCGAAGGAAAGGCTGGCCTTGCTTGGCAATCTGAACTCGGCCAGGATCATGTCCCTGGGTGACCTTAAGGATCCTCGGGCGGATCTCCTGAGCCGGTTCGACACGCACAGCAACCTGGACTATGGTCTTTACAGCCTGAAAGACGCGTTGCCGCGCGCCTACTTTGCCACGCGCGTCATCCGGGTTGCATCTGAGGCAGAGGCTTTGAACCGGCTCGCCGAGACGAATAACAACGGCCTGCTAGGCTCAGTCATCCTGGAATCGGCGGGGGAACCCCTCGGACAGGCGCCGGCCACAGGCGGACAAGTGGAAATCGCGCGTTATGAGAACAACCGCGTCTCGTGCCGGGTGGAGGCACATTCCGACGGCTATCTCGTGCTTCTCGATAGTTACTATCCGGGATGGCACGCAACTGTGGACGGCCGGGAAGCCGACATCCTGCGTGCGAACTTCGCATTCAGAGCAGTATTCATTCCCGCCGGGCAGCACACGGTTGAGTTCAGGTTCACCCCGCGCACGTTTTATGCCGGGCTGGCATTGACCCTGTCTACGGGCCTCATTGCGACGTTTCTATGGCTCGGAATGTTTATTCGTCGTCGCTCTTCGGGCACCCCAACGATGCCAACCAGATAG
- a CDS encoding MFS transporter — protein sequence MNRTNIRKAYAAAFLKNLQFFGPISVPYFLDWLRVDYTRMFVLQAWFLFWVFVLEIPTGVVADKFGRKISVALGCILFASDMLFFGLSSDYYLLFAAEFLGAVGMTLISGADQALLYDSLIVMKAEERARFYFSRYEAAGTLGLLVSFPIGSSIAGLRNYPNLLPVPFIMTAISAILAAGMFLWMREPPRTKPKQGFIQMGVLGLRTLFARKELRAYVLNAVTISAVTFFAFWFYQPVTQRAGLRVAYLGWIGAGFNLFSAVLLTHVGLLEKAIGVKHLLLFSALVPGVLFIALGFVHPLAFAIPALFVLVGCKMVRIPVLNEFINRHIESENRATVISSVSLLERSVTFLLYPIVGLLADVSLDYVLWLLGGVCLVFAAMTRLSDRHLRIDESLATAR from the coding sequence ATGAATCGGACCAATATCCGCAAGGCGTATGCTGCGGCATTCCTGAAGAACCTGCAGTTCTTCGGCCCGATCTCCGTCCCCTACTTTCTGGACTGGCTCCGGGTGGATTATACCCGGATGTTTGTTCTGCAAGCCTGGTTTCTGTTCTGGGTATTTGTGCTTGAAATACCGACGGGAGTGGTGGCGGACAAATTCGGCCGCAAAATTTCGGTTGCTCTGGGATGCATTTTGTTTGCGTCCGACATGCTGTTCTTTGGACTTTCCAGCGACTATTATCTCCTCTTCGCCGCCGAATTCCTGGGAGCCGTAGGCATGACCCTCATATCAGGAGCCGATCAAGCCCTGCTCTACGACTCACTGATTGTAATGAAGGCGGAGGAGCGGGCACGATTCTATTTTTCGCGCTACGAAGCAGCCGGAACCCTGGGGCTCCTCGTCTCGTTCCCGATCGGGTCATCGATAGCCGGCCTTCGTAATTACCCCAACCTGTTGCCCGTGCCATTCATCATGACCGCAATATCCGCTATCCTTGCGGCCGGCATGTTCCTTTGGATGCGGGAACCTCCTCGGACCAAACCCAAACAGGGTTTCATCCAAATGGGTGTGCTCGGACTTCGCACGCTTTTCGCGCGCAAGGAACTGCGGGCGTATGTGCTCAATGCCGTCACGATCTCCGCCGTGACTTTCTTCGCATTCTGGTTTTATCAGCCCGTTACGCAGCGGGCTGGACTCAGGGTGGCCTATCTGGGATGGATCGGCGCCGGGTTCAACCTGTTCTCGGCGGTATTGCTCACCCATGTGGGTCTCTTGGAAAAGGCCATCGGCGTCAAGCACCTGCTATTGTTTTCGGCACTCGTGCCGGGTGTGCTTTTCATTGCCCTCGGCTTTGTGCACCCGCTCGCATTCGCAATTCCTGCGCTGTTCGTTCTCGTAGGATGCAAAATGGTACGGATTCCAGTGCTGAATGAATTCATCAATCGTCATATCGAAAGCGAAAACCGCGCGACTGTGATTTCGTCGGTTTCGCTGCTGGAGCGCTCCGTCACCTTTCTGCTCTACCCCATTGTCGGCCTTCTTGCGGATGTGTCTCTGGATTACGTACTGTGGCTGCTCGGAGGAGTGTGCCTGGTTTTTGCGGCCATGACACGCCTCAGCGACCGGCACCTTAGGATCGATGAATCATTGGCCACCGCCCGGTAG